From the genome of Eucalyptus grandis isolate ANBG69807.140 chromosome 2, ASM1654582v1, whole genome shotgun sequence, one region includes:
- the LOC104433760 gene encoding YTH domain-containing protein ECT4: MAAVAPSSDQPTDLMQKLSLDAQSKTLEMPEVAKKSSNQNGSVDGVNAANGQIQSYDGAVTEPTMCFVPNSYPYYYGGYDGTGGDWDNFPRYANAEGGVDMSSGFYGDNGSLVYHGYGFAPYGPYSPAASSVPGNDQLYGTQQYHYPSPYFQSNMTPTSAPFTPSAAAPQAELSTSAASDQKPLPVETVNGNSNTATNAVGKGNNRSASSKTSNQNSSYNSNGSLGRGSLPGGMASGNQDPRLGFDGFHSPIPWAEGALFPDGQIAPLSTSGATNSFPSANNSHSRNQHFRPNSNFMGLHQTRPLSGMGVSSGYMNRMYPNKLYGQYGGTIRSGMGFGSSNYDSRTNGRGWLAVDSKYKNRGHGNGYYAYANENVDGLNELNRGPRAKGSKNQKGFTPILAVKGQTFPSSGTNEEEKNKVSVIPDREQYNKADFPEDYEDAKFFIIKSYSEDDVHKSIKYSVWASTPNGNKKLDAAYREAQEKPGSSPVFLFFSVNTSGQFVGLAEMVGPVDFHKSVEYWQQDKWNGCFPVKWHIVKDVPNSMLKHITLENNENKPVTNSRDTQEVKLVQGLKMIKIFKEHPVKTCLFDDFEFYENRQKAIQEKKARQQYQKQVWEGKGTSEKKEMANGELKPQKSVEVVAEFVKETPAAQANGDMKLSDDVATEKKADEAKIVKAVAPEKKALSNGVAN; this comes from the exons ATGGCCGCCGTCGCTCCCTCCTCTGATC AACCTACAGACTTGATGCAGAAACTCTCCTTGGATGCTCAGTCCAAGACTCTCGAGATGCCTGAGGTGGCCAAAAAG TCTTCGAATCAAAATGGATCTGTTGATGGTGTCAATGCTGCGAATGGCCAGATCCAGTCATACGATGGGGCTGTGACAGAGCCAACCATGTGCTTTGTCCCCAACAGCTATCCCTATTATTATGGAG GTTATGACGGGACTGGTGGCGACTGGGACAATTTTCCAAGGTACGCAAACGCGGAGGGAGGAGTGGACATGTCCTCT GGATTTTATGGGGATAATGGGTCTCTCGTGTATCATGGTTATGGGTTTGCGCCATATGGTCCGTATTCACCTGCTGCTTCATCCGTTCCTGGAAATGATCAGCTTTATGGAACTCAGCAGTACCACTATCCATCCCCCTATTTCCAGTCTAATATGACTCCAACTAGTGCACCTTTCACTCCAAGTGCAGCCGCTCCACAGGCAGAGCTTTCGACTTCTGCTGCTTCTGACCAAAAGCCTTTACCTGTTGAAACAGTGAATGGAAACTCCAATACTGCCACCAATGCAGTTGGGAAGGGAAACAACAGGTCAGCTTCTTCGAAAACGTCAAATCAAAACTCATCTTATAATTCAAATGGTTCACTTGGAAGGGGTTCTTTACCTGGTGGTATGGCTTCCGGGAACCAGGATCCTAGACTTGGATTTGATGGGTTTCATTCCCCTATCCCATGGGCCGAAGGTGCTTTGTTCCCTGATGGACAGATTGCACCTTTGTCTACCAGTGGAGCGACAAATTCATTCCCAAGTGCCAACAACAGCCATTCGAGGAATCAGCACTTCCGTCCTAATTCTAATTTCATG GGTCTGCACCAGACGAGACCTTTATCTGGCATGGGGGTATCTAGTGGATACATGAACAGGATGTACCCTAACAAATTATATGGTCAGTATGGAGGCACAATTAGATCCGGCATGGGATTTGGGTCCAGTAACTATGATTCAAGAACAAATGGGCGTGGGTGGCTGGCTGTTGACAGCAAGTACAAAAATAGGGGTCATGGCAATGGCTACTATGCGTATGCTAATGAGAATGTGGATGGTTTGAACGAGCTGAACAGGGGCCCCAGGGCAAAGGGATCTAAGAACCAAAAGGGCTTTACACCTATTTTGGCGGTTAAGGGGCAGACTTTTCCCTCGAGTGGAACAAATGAGGAGGAGAAGAACAAGGTTAGCGTGATTCCTGACCGCGAGCAGTATAACAAAGCCGATTTTCCTGAAGATTATGAAGATGctaagttcttcatcatcaagtccTACAGTGAAGATGATGTCCATAAAAGTATAAAATATAGTGTATGGGCCAGCACGCCAAATGGTAACAAGAAACTTGATGCTGCGTATCGGGAGGCTCAGGAGAAACCCGGCAGCTCccctgttttccttttcttctcg GTCAATACCAGTGGACAATTTGTTGGCCTTGCGGAAATGGTTGGCCCAGTTGATTTCCACAAGAGTGTTGAGTACTGGCAACAAGACAAGTGGAACGGCTGTTTCCCTGTCAAGTGGCACATTGTTAAGGACGTGCCTAACAGCATGTTGAAGCATATTACACTCGAAAACAACGAGAACAAACCTGTGACGAACAGTAGGGATACACAGGAG GTGAAGTTGGTGCAGGGTCTTAAGATGATAAAGATATTCAAAGAGCATCCTGTCAAAACTTGcctctttgatgattttgagttTTATGAAAATCGTCAGAAAGCAATTCAGGAGAAAAAGGCAAGGCAGCAATATCAAAAGCAG GTATGGGAAGGAAAGGGGACAagtgagaagaaagagatgGCTAATGGGGAACTAAAGCCACAGAAGTCAGTGGAAGTTGTGGCAGAATTTGTTAAGGAAACTCCAGCAGCTCAGGCTAATGGGGATATGAAGCTTTCTGATGATGTAGCGACTGAGAAGAAGGCTGATGAAGCAAAAATTGTGAAAGCAGTTGCTCCTGAGAAGAAGGCCCTATCAAACGGGGTGGCAAATTAG
- the LOC104433756 gene encoding E3 ubiquitin-protein ligase SIRP1 — MEEPTATRYWCHMCSRTVNPIMEFEIKCPICESGFVEEMEAGIGDSQGHDSDLGSDRTFSLWAPILLGMMGHSHRRRISRRLEFDDEDDDNEDGESRLEGETELDREIESIIRRRRRSSATILQLLQGIRAGIAAESDDANRNRDVDREDGERDRDRDRDRDREQERVIFINPFNQTIIVQGSSYDSTRNENTIGSLGDYFIGPGLDMLLQHLAENDPNRYGTPPAQKEAVESMPTVTIKENLQCSVCLDDFEIGAEAKEMPCKHKFHSECILPWLELHSSCPVCRFQLPADESKLDSDGSRNGNNIRQRERESENSHESGEDGNGDERNGNNRRFAFPWPFSGLFSSSGSQSGGGNSPTSSSASQANGHESSSQTDEN, encoded by the coding sequence atggaagaaccAACGGCAACAAGATATTGGTGCCATATGTGCTCTCGGACGGTAAACCCCATCATGGAGTTTGAGATTAAATGCCCGATTTGCGAGAGTGGTTTCGTTGAGGAAATGGAGGCTGGTATAGGGGACAGTCAGGGACATGATTCTGATTTGGGATCAGATCGAACATTCTCTCTTTGGGCCCCGATCTTGCTTGGCATGATGGGCCATTCCCATCGCCGCCGAATATCAAGACGTTTGGAGTTTGATGACGAGGATGATGATAACGAAGATGGCGAATCGCGTCTTGAAGGGGAAACTGAATTGGACCGAGAAATTGAATCCATAATTCGGAGGAGGAGGCGAAGCTCTGCTACTATTTTGCAATTGTTGCAAGGCATTAGAGCTGGAATCGCTGCGGAATCTGATGATGCAAACCGAAATAGAGATGTAGACAGAGAAGATGGAGAGAGGGACAGAGATAGAGATAGGGATAGGGATAGGGAACAAGAGCGGGTAATCTTTATTAATCCTTTCAATCAAACTATCATCGTTCAGGGTTCATCCTATGATTCAACGCGGAACGAGAACACCATTGGTTCACTTGGTGATTATTTCATAGGCCCTGGTTTAGATATGTTATTGCAGCATCTGGCAGAAAATGATCCCAACAGGTACGGGACTCCACCGGCACAGAAAGAGGCAGTGGAATCGATGCCCACTGTAACAATTAAGGAGAACTTACAATGCTCTGTTTGTTTGGATGACTTTGAGATTGGAGCGGAAGCAAAGGAAATGCCTTGTAAGCATAAGTTCCATAGTGAGTGCATATTGCCTTGGTTAGAACTTCATAGCTCTTGTCCCGTTTGCCGATTTCAGTTGCCTGCTGATGAGTCGAAGCTCGATTCTGATGGGTCTAGAAATGGCAACAACATAAggcagagggagagggagagtgagaATAGTCATGAAAGTGGTGAAGATGGAAATGGCGATGAAAGAAACGGAAATAACAGGAGGTTCGCCTTTCCATGGCCATTCAGTGGCTTGTTTTCGTCGTCAGGATCTCAATCTGGTGGAGGGAATTCTCCAACGTCCTCATCAGCATCGCAGGCAAATGGCCATGAAAGCTCATCACAAACGGATGAAAATTGA
- the LOC104433757 gene encoding glucosidase 2 subunit beta yields MKAAKARAVLALLSLCVLSIAGSASSSIPTDPFVGIAPEDLKYYKSSDVIKCKDGSKKFARAQLNDDFCDCPDGTDEPGTSACPGAKFYCRNAGHSPVLLYSSRVNDGICDCCDGSDEYDGKVNCSNTCWEAGKVARDKLRNKIATYKEGVTLRKQEVEQAKLALVKDEEELTKLKNEEKVLKGLVQQLKERKEQIEKAEEQERLQKEKEEKEKKEAEEKAEKEKIKTEEEAKQEKKEGEIKAEIEDIGVANTDHEKIGLVEDTPSDQNVEDDFEPLKEIENGDNAVSRGQQANGVDQHVVEDKDESVSQVSQKESEIAVEDVSRADQMTASGKDLSEDTEALSKEELGRLVASRWTGEKTEKEDKDGIIEDSEGEDHEETSKDAHVEDEDEYASDADDDDQRYEEDDIEDDVDEDVPVEDHYDTSSSHESQSDDELDLSDTTTQTSPSWLEKIQQTVRSILQAVNLFQTPVDKSEAARVRKEYDESSAKLSKIESRISKLSDKLKYDFGKDKEFYSFYGRCFESKQNKYVYKVCPYKQATQEEGHSTTRLGQWDKFDDAYRVMIFSNGDRCWNGPDRSLKVRLRCGLKNEVAEVDEPSRCEYVALLSTPALCLEDKLKELEHKLELMENEQPRPHDEL; encoded by the exons ATGAAAGCCGCGAAAGCTCGCGCCGTCCTGGCATTGTTGTCGCTCTGCGTCCTCTCCATCGCCGGATCGGCTTCCTCGTCTATCCCTACAGATCCCTTCGTCGGGATTGCTCCTGAAG atttgaAGTATTACAAGTCGTCGGATGTGATCAAGTGCAAGGACGGATCGAAGAAGTTCGCCAGAGCTCAGCTCAACGACGACTTCTGCGATTGCCCCGACGGAACCGACGAACCTG GAACATCAGCATGCCCAGGTGCAAAATTTTACTGCAGAAATGCAGGACATAGTCCTGTGTTACTTTATTCTTCTAGAGTGAATGATGGTATTTGCG ATTGTTGCGATGGGAGCGACGAGTATGATGGCAAAGTAAATTGCTCAAATACATGTTGGGAAGCAGGGAAAGTTGCTAGAGATAAGTTGAGGAACAAGATTGCAACATACAAAGAGGGTGTCACCCTACGTAAACAGGAAGTTGAACAAGCAAAGTTGGCTCTTgtgaaggatgaagaagagcTGACAAAGCTTAAAAATGAGGAGAAAGTACTGAAAGGGCTTGTACAACAGCTTAAAG AGCGTAAAGAACAAATAGAGAAGGCAGAGGAACAAGAACGCttgcagaaagaaaaagaagagaaggagaagaaagaagctgAGGAGAAAGCtgagaaggagaaaataaaaaccgAGGAGGAAGCTAAAcaggagaaaaaggaaggggaGATAAAAGCTGAAATTGAGGACATAGGCGTAGCTAACACGGACCACGAGAAAATTGGGCTAGTAGAGGATACACCCTCTGATCAG AATGTGGAGGATGACTTTGAACCTTTGAAAGAGATTGAAAATGGCGATAATGCAGTAAGCCGGGGACAACAGGCTAATGGGGTGGACCAG CATGTTGTGGAAGACAAAGATGAATCTGTTTCCCAAGTAAGCCAAAAAGAATCTGAAATTGCAGTTGAAGATGTGTCGCGCGCTGATCAAATGACAGCAAGT GGTAAGGATTTATCTGAGGATACAGAAGCACTTTCAAAGGAAGAGTTGGGCCGGCTTGTTGCTTCTCGTTGGACGGGAGAGAAGACTGAGAAGGAAGATAAAGATGGCATTATAGAAGAtagtgaaggagaagaccatGAAGAGACGTCAAAAGATGCACATGTTGAAGATGAGGACGAATATGCTTctgatgctgatgatgatgacCAGAGATATGAAGAGGATGATATAGAAGATGATGTAGATGAGGATGTGCCTGTGGAAGATCATTATGATACTAGTTCATCTCACGAGTCTCAATCAGATGATGAATTAGACTTGTCAG ATACAACCACTCAAACTAGTCCATCTTGGTTGGAGAAGATACAGCAAACGGTTCGAAGCATACTTCAGGCTGTCAATCTTTTCCAGACTCCAGTGGACAAATCTG AGGCTGCTCGTGTACGCAAGGAGTATGATGAGTCCAGTGCCAAGTTGTCTAAAATAGAATCGAGAATATCGAAGTTATCAGATAAGTTGAAATATGATTTTG GGAAAGATAAGGAGTTCTATTCATTCTATGGACGTTGTTTTGAGAGCAAACAAAATAA GTATGTTTACAAAGTCTGCCCCTATAAACAAGCTACACAGGAGGAGGGCCACTCCACCACTCGACTGGG GCAGTGGGACAAATTTGATGACGCATATCGGGTCATGATTTTCTCAAATGGCGACAGATGCTGGAATGGTCCTGATAGAAGTTTAAAG GTACGACTACGATGTGGGTTGAAAAATGAGGTTGCTGAGGTAGACGAACCAAGTCGCTGCGA ATATGTAGCATTACTATCTACTCCTGCTCTTTGTTTGGAAGATAAACTAAAG GAGCTAGAACACAAGTTGGAACTTATGGAGAATGAACAACCACGACCTCATGATGAACTTTAA
- the LOC104433759 gene encoding LOW QUALITY PROTEIN: uncharacterized protein LOC104433759 (The sequence of the model RefSeq protein was modified relative to this genomic sequence to represent the inferred CDS: inserted 1 base in 1 codon) → MEGTSSVLSCSASSTALYSRTHLLESGPGLASPPSPSAFRVKSRSLNSSVKWGVRKERPSAVLCSRASLRTSVLAVEEAVERSRGSVAPAKEMLPKIDKSGRFCSPRAARELALSIAYAACLEGFDPVRLFEKRMNMRREPGYEFDKASLLEYNHMSFGGPPVITDTTEEADELMQIDEKESAIEAEVLSXPPKMVYSKLILRFTRKLLVAVMDQWDSHVLVIDKVAPENWKMAPAGRILELCILRLAMSEITVLGTRHQIVINEAVDLAKRFCDGAAPRIINGCLRSFIKDLEATHSPPASEVKEQIAVSA, encoded by the exons ATGGAGGGAACCTCCTCCGTCCTCAGCTGCTCCGCTTCATCGACGGCGCTCTACTCGAGGACCCATTTGCTCGAGTCGGGCCCtggcctcgcctcgcctcctTCTCCGTCTGCGTTTCGCGTAAAGTCTCGGTCTTTGAACTCATCCGTCAAATGGGGCGTTCGAAAGGAACGGCCTTCGGCGGTGCTCTGTTCGCGGGCCTCGCTCCGGACGTCCGTTTTGGCGGTGGAGGAGGCGGTGGAGAGGTCGAGGGGCTCAGTCGCGCCGGCGAAAGAAATGTTGCCGAAGATCGATAAGAGCGGCCGGTTCTGCAGCCCCAGAGCTGCCCGTGAGCTCGCTTT ATCAATTGCCTATGCCGCTTGTTTAGAAGGGTTTGACCCCGTTCGGCTTTTTGAGAAGCGAATGAATATGAGAAGAG AGCCTGGTTATGAATTTGACAAGGCATCATTGCTGGAGTACAACCACATGAGTTTTGGAGGGCCACCTGTCATAACAGATACAACAGAAGAAGCTGATGAGCTTATGCAGATTGATGAAAAGGAGAGCGCAATTG AAGCTGAAGTCTTGT GCCCCCCAAAGATGGTATACAGCAAATTGATACTGCG TTTTACAAGGAAGCTTTTGGTTGCAGTAATGGATCAATGGGATAGTCATGTGCTTGTCATTGACAAAGTTGCGCCTGAAAATTGGAAG ATGGCCCCTGCAGGCAGAATCTTAGAACTTTGTATTCTCCGTCTTGCGATGTCTGAGATAACAGTTCTTGGAACTCGTCATCAGATTGTCATCAATGAG GCTGTGGATCTAGCAAAACGGTTCTGTGATGGGGCCGCACCTCGCATTATAAATGGATGCCTTAGGAGCTTCATCAAGGATCTCGAAGCAACTCATTCACCTCCAGCATCAGAAGTCAAGGAACAAATCGCTGTCAGTGCATGA